A stretch of DNA from Lotus japonicus ecotype B-129 chromosome 4, LjGifu_v1.2:
aggtagtttcttattttcattcattctccctaattctctctttagtcaaggatttccttctttgactttgatcaatcacattatgtaattccctctataagaagaggaatccctgtacagtttttcatatcaataataTTACCAAATATTTCAACTGGTAACTAGGGAGAGTGGCTGAGTCTCTCCAATTACTCAGCCACCTTGTGCTTTACATTGAATATATCCAGTTCCTAACACAAACAATCTTGTGCATGAAATCATTGTGATATGTGACGGTCAATGCGGAATATGTAACTTATCCAgcatatgtatatatttgtagCTTCTTGCAGAGAAAGGTGAGCTTCCTACAAGATTTGGTTCAGCAACTCTTGGAATACTTCTTCTCCAGGTTTTTGCCTTACACTCTTGCTTGTTTACACTGTCTTCAGTCTTCAAGTATGTAGTTATTCACTTATTTGTATGAAAAATGTACTTTCTAGAAGCTATTTATATTTTAGTTTACCTGTTGATATCTTCTGATATACCCTAGTAGATCAATGAGTATGATGTCTGTAAAGAAAAACTTAGATGCAATTAACATTGTTCCTTTTCTGCTTGCTACCTCCAGGACTTGGCTGTTATCCCTCTTTTGGTCATACTTCCAATTCTAGAGAGCCAGGTGAGATGTAAGCTATATATAATACTAACATGTATCTCATGCtttcttttcttaatttaaCACTGCCTTTCTGATTGCTTCTTTATGAACTGATGGGTAACAGTTTTTAGGTTTAGAAGTCTAAATCATGCTTTGAATTATGGCTAATATTGTCTAGTTATCAACTATTGTATGGCCCACCTACAACTTGGAGATACATGCAAAAAGCACTTTTTGTTTGATGGTGATAGTTAAACTGTTTGAAGTCGGACAaagaatatatattaatatctGGGTCTATGAATTTGGGCTTAGTAAATGTGCTGATCTTGTGTGTAAAACACATCTAATGACTACCATTTGTCACTCTGTACGTGAAAAGTTGTAGCATGGACTAATTACTGTCAGTTTTGTGGAGACTGAGTCACTCACTCATAAACTTCTATCATGTAGCTTAAAGAGTAGTGACAGAATATGTATCACAGTATTAGTATATGAACGTATCTATTCAAGATATGATTAGATTCTTTTAGGCTTATATGTACAAGACTTGTACTATACTTATACTCATCCCAATATGAATATAATACAAAAGTTGGAAGGCCAATAAAGTCCACACATCTTATTTCTTctagttctctctctctctctctctctctctctccctgtctctctctctctctctctctctctctctctctctctctatatatatatatatatatatacataatgGTTATGGTAACTCTTTCAATTTCGATTGAGCCTAACTCGATCCATACGGTGATGATTGCCTTTTTACTTTGGCTATATATTTAGTCAATGTGGGAGTTTATTATACCCCTGTCACACCTGCGGTTTGACATCTATGGAGGTTGTAGACTTGATATTCCTGGGAGCACCCTCACAGTCTCGCTCCCAGAATGGGCATCTAGAATGTAGGACATTTTTCTCAGAATGTCGTGGGGCCAAATTggctttattaattttttttggaatagTCTCAGTCCAGGTTGATTCTTGAACTGAACTTTTGCAATTGTCCCATCACGGGTACCCTAATAAAGGATCGATTGTAGCCTCTAATATCATCTTAGAATTTGGTTGGACCTTATTCAACCACAAAAGCGATCTCATATGGTGAGGATCGCTCATCCTTTATTAGTGCTACTTTCGCCATATTTCTAGTCAATTTAGGACCTTAACTATAGCAATGTACAATCCTTGACACGGTAATGATTGGTCCATTGTTCGATATAAAACCAATCATAAGCTTCTAACAGCTGAGCTGAGTTGAGCCTCTTACATGGTATCTGAGCCTCTGCAATGAGGTGATCTTAGGGTAGACGGTCCTCGACATTGATGCGGACCAAGTATTATTAGGTCTAGAATTACCCAAGTCTATGTAAGGAGGGTTAGAAAGGGGAATAACCAAAGTCCCCCACTCAGGATAACTGCCTGGCTGAGCTGGCAGTATCTTCagcaagggaaaaggaaaaaaaaatatgaataatgcaaaaaaaaataaaaattactaaaaagggGTAAAAAAAATGGTATTTACAGGAATGGTGTGTTTTTGGCCAGCTGGGAGCTTGTGTGGCAAGAGGGTGAGATTCGCTCCACCCAACGCGAATCCAAAGCATTGAATTCGCCCCACATAAAACGCATGCAAGGCATCATCAATCCGTCAGAGAAAATTCGCCTCAAAGAAAACGAATGATGTTTGTAAAGGATTCGCCTCATACCAAGCGCATCCCTGTCATGTACTGCAAAGCCAAGGAATCAGATCCCACCTTGGGAAACGAAGGAATCTCACTGAATCTAGCACATGGAATTCGTTTCATATAGGGCGAATCCATATGCATGCGTTTTATGTGGGGCGAATTCAGTGCTTTGGATTCGTGTTGGGTGGAGCGAATCCCACCCCCTTGCCACACAAGCTCCCAGCTGGCAAAAAACACACCATTCCTGTAAATTCGATTTTTTTACCCCTTTttggtaattaatttttttttccgcattattcatatttttttttcagggaaAAGCGTGTGAATGAGTAAGGGAGTGAGGATATAAGCgtagagtaagagagagaaagggtaGGCAGAAACATTTTTAGGAACTGGGGTGGTAGAGGCAACCTCTGAATTGCCTGAGAGTATTCTACATTTAGTTGTATTTCCTTCAAGCTAAACTGAGAATTCATCTCAGTTCTATCAGTATAATTCACAAAATAGTAATACAATTCTACTTTTCTTCTATATTATGTCTGTTACCTATCAGACATGCATAGGGGATGAGAAACTTCCACGCCAAATCCTGGAAAGTCATATTGTTGAAGATGTAGAACCCTTCAGTTGCCCTGAAAAATTCTATATTTAAGAAAAAGCTTCTTTGTATGTATACCTACATGTATGTGGGTGTGTGCGCACAGCCGCGCACATCATATTACAACAATGTGCTAGTTGTTCTTTTTTGCTTTCTACATTTAAATGGTAAGATTTCTTACTTCTAATATCATAAGGTATTATTTGCGGCTATCTGACTTCAGCAACTACTATTGAAAATTTCCCTTCTCACATTCTTTTGCAGCTACTGTAATTTTAAGGATAACAATTATGTCATTTTGCTTGACTACTATATTTCCTATAATTAATTGAATTAGTTGTTTTAATAATCAGATCTATCACATCAAGCTATTAGCTATGTATTGATTGTTCACCCTGTcctttcttattttcattctaGAATATGTCTGCGGAAAGTGTTTGGCCTATGCTTGTTCAAGAAAGTTTGAAGGCATTAGGTGGATTGGGTCTTCTTTCTCTTGGGGCAAAATTTATTCTCAGTAGAGTTTTTCAGGTCTGTATGGAATATATTTAACAAAAGGTATTTTGTTCGGAAAAAAAGTGCCCGAACTCTTTTTTGATATGACTCTAGTCAGTAAACTGTTGGTGAAATTCAGATTGTTGCAGATACAAGGAGCTCAGAGGCTTTTGTTGCTCTTTGCTTGTTGACTATTGCTGGGACTTCACTTGTCACACAGCATTTGGGCTTTAGTGATACGGTTGACTATTTTCCAATGCATTGAGTTTTAATTTTTGGTTGGTTATGGGATTGTGGTCCTGTGGAGAATCCTTAAATTGAATATCTGCATGACACTTGTATGTAATGTCATGATGCAGCTTGGAGCATTTTTAGCTGGGGCAATCTTAGCAGAAACAAATTTCAGGACCCAGATTGAAGCTGACATAAGACCATTTAGAGGCTTGCTGCTTGGATTATTTTTTGTAAGTACGGGGACTTCAGTTGACATGCAGGTAAATAAGTATGATTGTCATTTGTGATAGACGTCATTTTGTCTTTCTAACCACCATTATTTGTTAATGGGACTGTTCTGTGTGACCTACAAAGTTTAATTATCAGATTCACCAAACTAGATATTGTAGTGGCCCAAGATATTGATCACTTCTTGTAAAATACAACATACTGAAAGTGTACTTCGGGTAAAGTCAAATTGAATTTATAATTCCAAAGTAATTTGACTAGTGTTTTCACGTTATtcaattttaagaaaaaaattcccTGCGGGAATGATGCCCAACCCAAATGATTTACTAGTTTCGTGCAACTGGAACCCATCAACCATGAATTTATGTATTATGTATTACGATTTTGTTTGATACATGCATTGACGAACATATATCTTAACCAGATTgcattttgcatcaaattgggaaATGTACCCACCCTGGGTCCCCGTGTGAAACTACAGATAGAAGTCTTTTTACAcctatatatttattattacaTTTTGTGTTGCAGCTCCTATTGCGAGAGTGGCCAAATGTACTTGCACTCTTGGGAGGTTTAATTGCTATCAAGACATTGATCATAACTGCAATTGGTCCTCGTGTTGGGCTTACTTTACAAGAAAGTGTAAGAATAGGATTTCTTCTATCCCAAGGAGGCGAGTTTGGATTTGTAGTATTCTCTTTAGCAAATAGGTAAGTAAGCATTGACCCTAATGCATTGATACTCTTTGGGTGAGAATATtactgttagaagtcccacattggctagagatagagccaagataagctttataagggtagtgcaaacctcaactcttgagctagcttttgtggttgagtataggccccctaatttctaatatggtatcagagcctatcctagatccatttgttgtggagacctcccattattgggccacccgttgttaattccacgttccagtctgttcaatcctggacgtgagggggtgtgttagaagtcccacattggctagagatagagccaagataagctttataagggtagtgcaaacctcaactcttgagctagcttttgtggttgagtataggcccccTAATTTCTAATAATTACAATagattttaataataaaaaaatgtggCTTCTTGTAAGCAGGCTCGGGGTACTTCCACTTGAGCTCAACAAGCTGCTCATAATCGTTGTTGTATTGTCAATGGCATTAACCCCAGTTCTGAATGAAGCTGGAAGGAGAGCTGCTAAATTTATTGACGAGAAATCAGAAATTGAGAATGTATGACTTTTTCTGATATTTATAATTTTGGAAGTTTTATGCGTACAATGATTGTGTGATGGTGAGTACTCATGGCCATGGCGGATTACTGGTGTATTTGAAATAAAATGTCTTGCCTAAGAAATGTAACTAAAAacccaaaattaaaaaaagaaaattgctGTATTATTTGTAGGTCACTTAGGCTCAAATTCATGCTCTGAATTTTATATATCAATTtcttttcacttatttttttattagctTAAAAAAGAATGTTACTTGAAAATATACTTGTGGCAGTCTTTTCtatgtgatttttatttttactgcAAGTTTATGTTAGCTGAGTATTGAGTTTTTTACAGAAACAAAAAGCTTCTGAGGTGGTTAACTTCAATGTTAGTGAACCTGTTGTTATCCTTGGATTTGGACAAATGGGTCAGGTAGATCAATCAATACATAGTAAAACCTGTCATTTATGGTTCGATTTCTGAATTTTTACCTTTTGTTCTTTGTATACAGGTCCTTGCCAATTTCCTGTCCAACCCATTGGCTTCAGGTGGAGATAGTGATGTAACAGGATGGCCTTATGTGGCATTTGATCTTGACCCCACAGTAGTAGAGGTCAGTGTACTTGAGCATTTTCATGGCTATTGTCTGCTATAGTATGTGCATAGGAcatttttgttttccttttccgATGAGTTATTTAAAATTCTCAAGTAGAACTCTGCTGTTTAGATTAGAATATCTCCATTTTGGTTGAGATCTCTCTGATGCCTTTCATGACGCTTGAAATATTAAGACACTTCTTTGTATGGACAAATTCTCGATTTATATTTTCATCCATTAtccagttttttattttttaaaagataaataaaactACACAGATTTGTGTATAGTTTGAGATGTTAAGTCAAAGTTCCAATTGATAGTTGGCTCACCAACCCATCTTTGTGTTCTtagcttttccttttctttgttTAATTAAGACAATGAAAGCACTTTCATGCCATTTCTTACCCTTCATATTGAAATTTCTTTTATCCACCATTCATTTAACTGAATCTCCCATAATTAACTGATGGGCAGGGAGCTAGAAAACTTGGTTTTCCTATTCTCTATGGGGATGGATCACGTCTAACCGTTCTTCAATCTGCTGGTATCTATTCTCCAAAAGCTATTATGGTTATGTACACtgggaagaagaagacaatTGAAGCTATTCAGAGGCTACGAGTGACATTTCCTGCAGTAATGATCTTTTGCCCTTCCTTACCCTCACTTTCAGCTCTCCCTTCTTATCTCAACTTGTTATGCATGAGAGCATGTATACGCATAAGAGGGAGAGATAAATGGGTTTTTTCTGATGAATATAAACTATGATAGTATGATGTGACCAGCTCTATTTCAATTTGTTTCATAAAATGAATGGTAATTCACCCCAATAGCTCTATCTCATGAAGCTTACAAGATTATTTTATGTCTATTTGGAAATTTCTTGTAAACAGCATACCGTCACTTTTGCTCACACACAGTTATAAAGAGAAGAAAATGGTTTATGGGGCATTGTAATTTGTAATTGTACTCGTTGGGTATTAGGGGGAAGTTGTCTTATAAACTTTTAcctatttgtttattttattttattttttccttccTTTATTTCTGTCCTCGTGTCTTGGTTTCGTTGTTAACTTTATGATGAAATTCCTCAGATCCCAATCTATGCTAGAGCTAGAGATCTCAAAAATCTTTTAGAGTTGAAGAAAGCAGGTGCAACGGATGCCATTTTGGAAAATGCAGAGGTCATCAATAATTTCTTTCTTGGTTGTTTGAGGTTACAACAACCATTGCTCAGTATTTCATTGGAAACTATAATTAAATAGTAAGTTTCTTCTTGCAGACTAGCTTGCATCTGGGTTCTAAGCTGCTGAAAGGCCTTGGAGTAATGTCTGATGACGTAGCATTTTTGAGCCAGCTTATAAGAGATTCCATGGAGATACAAGCTGAAGAAGCAATCAACCAATCAGAAAATCGTGAATTAGATAAAATGAAACCGATGCAGGTACTTCGAAACAATGATTTGGCTTTGGATAAGTGTTTATGGTTGGTTTTGTGTGAGAGAGCTGAAATGTAGATTTATCCGAATTTAATTGAATATTGGGAAATAGGAGAGAAGTTGTTCTAATTGCAGCAGTGCATAAAAAGTAATATCTTCAACACCTAGGATTTATTTGCATTGTATGGTGTATGTTGATAAGTCTTTATAAAAGGTAGAGCAATTCTTACCTCTGAactagcttttgggtagagttagTCCTAACCCAAATTTTGAGAGTGGCATATGGTATCCCTCCTCATGTCTAATTGGAATATAGCACATAGTCTTTGCATTTTTCACTTCGAATGTTGTTACTTTTCTCCCTATGTTTCTCAGTTGCATTCTGAAAATCTTTGGGCAAAGAAAGTAGTTGGAAGATCTTTGCTATTGTTTGTCTTTCATTAGGTAACCCTTGACATGATAAATTCCAAATCTCAgggcggggggggggggggggggagtccATAAATGTCATTTACCTCCAATATTTTCGTCATGGAACAAGATTTCAAGATAACTTTCTCATATCATGCACTTTTTCtccaatttgaatttttttcttcataatctTTGTGACTGGCATGGCTGTAATAACCTGTATAAGAAGAAACTGATGTGTTTATATTGTAAGGTGAGAGTTTCTGACTTCAAGGAGACACGTGAAACAACTTCAACAGAATATGAATTATCAGTGCTGAACCGGAAAGATCAAGCTTCTTTGGATATAATTCAGAAGGAAGTAGATCCTGATAAACAAGATTATGCATTAAATCAAGCTGTTAAATTAGAAGGAAATGGTGTATTACGTAGCAAACAAGGTGCTGAAGAAAGCTCAATGGTTGGATCTCAAGATGCTCTAGGACAGAAGAATCTGGTAGACGAGGAACCCTGAGAATGTAGATAGGGCTTCTCCCCACTAATTTTGCTCCTCTAACCCCAAAACTTCTGAAAGATTTTCAAgaagttgtcatttttattgCAGAGCTAACATATATGTATAGGAAACATCTCAATTCAAGAGTTTGTAAAACAGCATCATTCCAATGCTTCACTTATATTCTTTGAAAACCACAAAATGTATAGTAACTTAACATGATGAAAATAGTTTGTTTCTTGCAAGATAAACAGTCCAATTTATCAACCTATGGAGTCTACTCCTTTTTTTGGGAAAATAAATAGTCATCTCAACGACACGTAGAAATAAACGAACCTAGAACCACATGTCTAAGAGACTCGAACCTTTTACACTCACCAACGCTTTGTTGGACGTTGGTGTCACTCTTCCGGTCTTCCCTTTTATTTGCACTTTGAGTGACTTTCTCTCTGTCATGGAGAGGATTTTTTGTGAGCACATGATCAAGTTGTGCCTCACATGTCAAGCTTTGATTAAGTTAATGTAGCGCTTTTAGCCTTTTAGTGGCAATTTATGGACAACAAACAAGTTGAGGCGCAAGCTGCTGCTCCTCctttgctttttttttcctgaCTCCCTTCCCTCCTATTTAAcaattgagtaaaatacact
This window harbors:
- the LOC130710805 gene encoding K(+) efflux antiporter 3, chloroplastic isoform X3, with translation MLESLASCQSFKGYDLTKQKSPGYSRARSSMFMLYSVDKQLSLLSHGARHGVFHRPTVSGSFIERKPLSLPPFSGWKGFHFPKYRPVRWERLKANVAYDVADAVEVINDLGLDTLTFLAVTVVIVPTFKSIKASPILGFFCAGVVLNQFGLIRNITDVKALSEWGILFLVVLSTLAFTAFELPTNGAIGTKILQFLFHSRPDLVNIRSIDEAVVIGAALSLSSSAFVLQLLAEKGELPTRFGSATLGILLLQDLAVIPLLVILPILESQNMSAESVWPMLVQESLKALGGLGLLSLGAKFILSRVFQIVADTRSSEAFVALCLLTIAGTSLVTQHLGFSDTLGAFLAGAILAETNFRTQIEADIRPFRGLLLGLFFVSTGTSVDMQLLLREWPNVLALLGGLIAIKTLIITAIGPRVGLTLQESVRIGFLLSQGGEFGFVVFSLANRLGVLPLELNKLLIIVVVLSMALTPVLNEAGRRAAKFIDEKSEIENKQKASEVVNFNVSEPVVILGFGQMGQVLANFLSNPLASGGDSDVTGWPYVAFDLDPTVVEGARKLGFPILYGDGSRLTVLQSAGIYSPKAIMVMYTGKKKTIEAIQRLRVTFPAIPIYARARDLKNLLELKKAGATDAILENAETSLHLGSKLLKGLGVMSDDVAFLSQLIRDSMEIQAEEAINQSENRELDKMKPMQVRVSDFKETRETTSTEYELSVLNRKDQASLDIIQKEVDPDKQDYALNQAVKLEGNGVLRSKQGAEESSMVGSQDALGQKNLVDEEP
- the LOC130710805 gene encoding K(+) efflux antiporter 3, chloroplastic isoform X2; translated protein: MLESLASCQSFKGYDLTKQKSPGYSRARSSMFMLYSVDKQLSLLSHGARHGVFHRPTVSGSFIERKPLSLPPFSGWKGFHFPKYRPVRWERLKANVAYDVADAVEVINDLGLDTLTFLAVTVVIVPTFKSIKASPILGFFCAGVVLNQFGLIRNITDVKALSEWGILFLLFEMGLELSLARLKALAKYAFGMGLAQVVLSTLAFTAFELPTNGAIGTKILQFLFHSRPDLVNIRSIDEAVVIGAALSLSSSAFVLQLLAEKGELPTRFGSATLGILLLQDLAVIPLLVILPILESQNMSAESVWPMLVQESLKALGGLGLLSLGAKFILSRVFQIVADTRSSEAFVALCLLTIAGTSLVTQHLGFSDTLGAFLAGAILAETNFRTQIEADIRPFRGLLLGLFFVSTGTSVDMQLLLREWPNVLALLGGLIAIKTLIITAIGPRVGLTLQESVRIGFLLSQGGEFGFVVFSLANRLGVLPLELNKLLIIVVVLSMALTPVLNEAGRRAAKFIDEKSEIENKQKASEVVNFNVSEPVVILGFGQMGQVLANFLSNPLASGGDSDVTGWPYVAFDLDPTVVEGARKLGFPILYGDGSRLTVLQSAGIYSPKAIMVMYTGKKKTIEAIQRLRVTFPAIPIYARARDLKNLLELKKAGATDAILENAETSLHLGSKLLKGLGVMSDDVAFLSQLIRDSMEIQAEEAINQSENRELDKMKPMQVRVSDFKETRETTSTEYELSVLNRKDQASLDIIQKEVDPDKQDYALNQAVKLEGNGVLRSKQGAEESSMVGSQDALGQKNLVDEEP